In Nomascus leucogenys isolate Asia chromosome 3, Asia_NLE_v1, whole genome shotgun sequence, the genomic window AATTagctcattaaaaataaaacgttCTTCTTTCCTCAGAGGAGCATTTCCCAAGGCCTGCCTTGATAGCCATCCAAAAAGGCCAAGCTCATCCAATCTTGCCCTAGATTTATGCTAAAATGCAGTTACAGTCTATAGGATGACAGATAACGACAGcacttatttaaatataataggCACTTATTTAAATAGGAGAAGCTCTGACTTCATATCAAGTGTTGGGGTTAGGAAACTGGGTGGATAAACTTGCTGATGCTGTAGATCTTAGTCTCTACATGAGATCATGTGGAAAATCTGAAAGCATTTTGGGTTCCTTATGTTTGCAATCAAATGACTGTAcaccttttaatttaaaaagtaccatgaggcacacacacacacacactcgcaggAACTTTTTGGAGTAACACAACTAGAATTAGATCTAAAGCTAACTGTAGGACTGAGTCTATTCTAAACTGAAAGCCTGGACATCTGGAGTACCAGGGGGAGATGACGTGTTACGGGCTTCGATAAAAGCAGCTGGTTTTGAATGGAAGGAGCCAAGAGGCCAGCACAGGAGCGGATTCGTCGCGCTCACGGCCATTGAGCCGAACCTCTCGCAAGTCCGCGAGCCGTTAAGGAGGTCCCCCGTCCCGACCCTTCGCACCAAGCCCCTCGGGGTCCCCGGGCCTGGTACTCCCTTGCCACACGGGAGGGGCGCGGAAGCCGGGGCGGAGGAGGAGCCAACCCTGGGCTGGGCTGAGACCGGCAGAGGAAGACGCTCTAGGGATTTGTCCCGGACTAGCGAGATGGGAAGGCTGAGGACAGGAGGCTGATTGAGGGGCGAAGGTACACCCTAATCTCAATACAACCTTTGGGGCTAAGCCAGCAATGGCAGAGGGAAGATTCTGGGCGTCCCTTCCAGGCCGCCTCCTAGTCACCACCCCCCCCACCCGCCCCGACCGGAACTGAGAGTAATTCATACAAAAGGACTCGCCCCTGCCTTGGGGAATCCCAGGGACCGTCGTTAAACTCCCACTAACCTAGAACCCAGAGATCGCTGCGTTCCCGCCCCTTCACCCGCCCGCTCTCGTCATCACCGAGGTGGAGAAGAGCATGCGTGAGGCTCCGGTGCCGGTCAGTGGGCAGAGCGCACATCGCCCACAGTCCCCGAGACGTTGGGGGGAGGGGTCGGCAATTGAACCGGTGCCTAGAGAAGGTGGCGCGGGGTAAACTGGGAAAGTGATGTCGTGTACTGGCTCCGCCTTTTTCCCGAGGGTGGGGGAGAACCGTATATAAGTGCAGTAGTCGCCCTGAACGTTCTTTTTCGCAACGGGTTTGCCGCCAGAACACAGGTAAGTGCCGTGTGTAGTTCCCGCGGGCCTAGCCTCTTTACGGGCTATGGCCCTCGCGTGCCTTTCATTACTTCCACGCCCCTGGCCGCTGTACGTGATTCTTGATCCCGAGCTTCGGGTTGGAAGTGGGTGGGAGAGTTCGAGGCCTTGCGCTTAAGGAGCCCCTTCGCCTCGTGCTTGAGTTGAGGCCTGGCTTGGGCGCTGGGGCCGCCGCGTGCGAATCTGGTGGCACCTTCGCGCCTGCCTCGCTGCTTTCGCTAAGTCTCtagccatttaaaatttttgatgacCAGCTGCGACGGTTTTTTTTCTGGCGAGATAGACTTGTAAATGCGGGCCAGGATCTGCACACTGGTATTTCGGTTTTTGGGGCCGCGGGCGGCGACGGGGTCCGGGCGTCCCAGCGCACATGTTCGGCGAGGCGGGGCCTGCGAGCGCGGCCACCGAGAGTCGGACGGGGGTAGTCTCAAGCTGGCTGGTCTGCTCTGGTGCCTGGCCTCGCGCCGCCGTGCGTCGCCCCGCCCTGGGCGGCAAGGCTGGCCGGGTCGGCACCAGTTGCGTGAGCGGAAAGATGGCCGCTTCCCGGCCTTGCTGCAGGGAGCTCAAAATGGAGGACGCGGCGCCTGGGAGAGCGGGCGGGTGAGTCACCCACACAAAGGAAAAGGGCCTTTCCTTCCTCGGCCGTGGCTTCATGTGACCTCACGGAGTACCGGGCGCCATCCAGGCACCTCGATTAGGTCTCCGAGCTTGTAAAGTACGTCGTCTTTAGGTTGGGGGGAGGGGTTTTATGCGATGGAGTTTCCCCATACTTAGTGGGTGGAGACTGAAGAGTTAGGCCAGCTTGGCACTCCATGTAATTCTCCTTGGAATTTGCCCTTTTTGAGTTTGGATCTTGGCTTATTCTCAAGCCTCAGACAgtgtttcaaagttttttttttcttccatttcaggTGTCGTGAAAACTACCCCTAAAAGccaaaatgggaaaggaaaagacTCATATCAACATTGTCGTCATTGGACATGTAGATTCGGGCAAGTCCACCACTACTGGCCATCTGATCTATAAATGCGGTGGCATCGACAAAAGAACCATTGAAAAATTTGAGAAGGAGGCTGCTGAGGTATGTTTAATACCAGAAAGGGAAAGATCAACTAAAATGAGTTTTACAGCAGAATCATTAGGTGATTTCCCCAGAGCTAGTGAGTGGTTTAGATCTGAATGCTAATAGTTAAGACCCTACTTGTGAAATCAGTTTGCTTTTGGTTACTTCTGTAATCATATTGCTAGTGAGTAGTTTAGATTTTTATGTTAAGAGTTAAGATCTTACTTATAAAAGTTTGCTTTTTGGTTGCTTCTGTAACCCTATCGAAGTGACTAAAATCACTTTGGACTTGGCAGTTATAAAGTGGAAACTGCCATTAAGGGCTGGGGGCAAGGAAATTGAAGCTGGAGTTTGTGTTTTAGCAACCAAGTAACAACTCTTAATCCTTACAGATGGGAAAGGGCTCCTTCAAGTATGCCTGGGTCTTGGATAAACTGAAAGCTGAGCGTGAACGTGGTATCACCATTGATATCTCCTTGtggaaatttgagaccagcaagTACTATGTGACTATCATTGATGCCCCAGGACACAGAGACTTCATCAAAAACATGATTACAGGGACATCCCAGGTTGGTGGGATTAATAATCATAGTTTTCTTGACCCCAAAAGGCCTGTTTTGTACACTGGTTTTGTCCTTTGGAGAGTTGACAGGGATATGTCTTTGCTTTCCTTAAAGGCTGACTGTGCTGTCCTGATTGTTGCTGCTGGTGTTGGTGAATTTGAAGCTGGTATCTCCAAGAATGGGCAGACCCGAGAGCATGCCCTTCTGGCTTACACACTGGGTGTGAAACAACTAATTGTTGGTGTTAACAAAATGGATTCCACTGAGCCACCTTACAGCCAGAAGAGATATGAGGAAATTGTTAAGGAAGTCAGCACTTACATTAAGAAAATTGGCTACAACCCCGACACAGTAGCATTTGTGCCAATTTCTGGTTGGAATGGTGACAACATGCTGGAGCCAAGTGCTAACGTAAGTGGCTTTCAAGACCGTTGTTAAAAAGCTCTGGGAATGGCGATTTCATGCTTACACAAATTGGCATGCTTGTGTTTCAGATGCCTTGGTTCAAGGGGTGGAAAGTCACCCGTAAGGATGGCAATGCCAGTGGAACCACGCTGCTTGAGGCTCTGGACTGCATCCTACCACCAACTCGTCCAACTGACAAGCCCTTGCGCCTGCCTCTCCAGGATGTCTACAAAATTGGTGGTAAGTTGGCTGTAAACAAAGTTGAATTTGAGTTGATAGAGTACTGTCTGCCTTCATAGGTATTTAGTATGCTGTAAATATTTTTAGGTATTGGTACCGTTCCTGTTGGCCGAGTGGAGACTGGTGTTCTCAAACCTGGTATGgtggtcacctttgctccagtcaaCGTTACAACAGAAGTAAAATCTGTCGAAATGCACCATGAAGCTTTGAGTGAAGCTCTTCCTGGGGACAATGTGGGC contains:
- the EEF1A1 gene encoding elongation factor 1-alpha 1 isoform X2, whose translation is MGKEKTHINIVVIGHVDSGKSTTTGHLIYKCGGIDKRTIEKFEKEAAEMGKGSFKYAWVLDKLKAERERGITIDISLWKFETSKYYVTIIDAPGHRDFIKNMITGTSQADCAVLIVAAGVGEFEAGISKNGQTREHALLAYTLGVKQLIVGVNKMDSTEPPYSQKRYEEIVKEVSTYIKKIGYNPDTVAFVPISGWNGDNMLEPSANMPWFKGWKVTRKDGNASGTTLLEALDCILPPTRPTDKPLRLPLQDVYKIGGIGTVPVGRVETGVLKPGMVVTFAPVNVTTEVKSVEMHHEALSEALPGDNVGFNVKNVSVKDVRRGNVAGDSKNDPPMEAAGFTAQVIILNHPGQISAGYAPVLDCHTAHIACKFAELKEKIDRRSGKKLEDGPKFLKSGDAAIVDMVPGKPMCVESFSDYPPLGRFAVRDMRQTVAVGVIKAVDKKAAGAGKVTKSAQKAQKAK
- the EEF1A1 gene encoding elongation factor 1-alpha 1 isoform X1 yields the protein MGKEKTHINIVVIGHVDSGKSTTTGHLIYKCGGIDKRTIEKFEKEAAEMGKGSFKYAWVLDKLKAERERGITIDISLWKFETSKYYVTIIDAPGHRDFIKNMITGTSQVGGINNHSFLDPKRPVLYTGFVLWRVDRDMSLLSLKADCAVLIVAAGVGEFEAGISKNGQTREHALLAYTLGVKQLIVGVNKMDSTEPPYSQKRYEEIVKEVSTYIKKIGYNPDTVAFVPISGWNGDNMLEPSANMPWFKGWKVTRKDGNASGTTLLEALDCILPPTRPTDKPLRLPLQDVYKIGGIGTVPVGRVETGVLKPGMVVTFAPVNVTTEVKSVEMHHEALSEALPGDNVGFNVKNVSVKDVRRGNVAGDSKNDPPMEAAGFTAQVIILNHPGQISAGYAPVLDCHTAHIACKFAELKEKIDRRSGKKLEDGPKFLKSGDAAIVDMVPGKPMCVESFSDYPPLGRFAVRDMRQTVAVGVIKAVDKKAAGAGKVTKSAQKAQKAK